From one Thermotoga sp. genomic stretch:
- a CDS encoding ABC transporter permease, whose translation MGDMVRSLHLAKASFLSAKRYRIDWYGSFLTPLLTIIPVVLLFYLGSKSGLVQFFYGATNTENIIGYLLLGAAYWNYVEVLWGTVFTLRYYMRIGQLEEILTMPISTLGYIFSWSVFGLVKVTIESVPIIVLAILMNFMTLSPIGFALAAGVVILSIVASFGFVFLFFGVTLRFKEGDELVGLLGNAAPLIGGMFFPVSILSKGLMYLSFAFPFTWGLDLTRHFLMNTNTLLNPGKEFIILTVLSLLYLGLGAFSFRVLQNKARRKGMQGF comes from the coding sequence ATGGGAGACATGGTGAGAAGTCTTCATCTTGCAAAAGCGAGTTTTCTGAGTGCAAAGAGATACAGAATAGACTGGTATGGTTCTTTTCTCACTCCCCTCTTGACAATCATTCCGGTTGTTTTGCTCTTCTATCTTGGCTCAAAATCGGGCCTTGTACAGTTTTTTTATGGTGCTACAAACACGGAGAACATCATTGGATACCTGTTGCTGGGTGCGGCATACTGGAACTACGTTGAGGTTCTCTGGGGAACTGTGTTCACCTTGAGATACTATATGAGAATAGGTCAGCTGGAAGAGATACTCACGATGCCCATCAGCACCCTGGGATACATCTTTTCATGGTCGGTTTTTGGTCTTGTGAAAGTCACCATAGAGTCTGTACCCATAATCGTGCTTGCAATACTGATGAATTTTATGACTCTCAGTCCGATCGGGTTCGCCCTTGCAGCTGGTGTGGTTATCCTCTCCATAGTTGCTTCTTTTGGGTTTGTTTTCCTGTTTTTTGGTGTTACTCTGAGGTTCAAAGAAGGAGACGAGCTGGTGGGCCTGCTTGGAAACGCAGCTCCTCTAATAGGAGGCATGTTCTTCCCAGTGAGTATACTTTCAAAGGGCCTGATGTACCTTTCTTTTGCCTTTCCTTTCACCTGGGGGCTGGATCTCACACGTCATTTCCTGATGAATACAAATACTCTGCTGAACCCTGGGAAAGAGTTCATCATTTTGACAGTTCTTTCACTCCTGTATCTGGGACTTGGTGCCTTTTCTTTCAGAGTACTCCA